In Dioscorea cayenensis subsp. rotundata cultivar TDr96_F1 chromosome 11, TDr96_F1_v2_PseudoChromosome.rev07_lg8_w22 25.fasta, whole genome shotgun sequence, a single genomic region encodes these proteins:
- the LOC120271912 gene encoding protein S-acyltransferase 11-like isoform X2, which yields MIGSHETTCWGCGLRILLSSTSSIFKCGWCGAITNRNQSRRKPDSKWFHGWRRLRDRFFVLVVVLFMLIVISAGVWAVYPTVFLISYFCGVFHCSITAILSIITFSSFFLAAFRHAGRSANVEWGRYPIVGQGGLENYTFCLYCRKPKCPRTHHCRSCRTCVFDMDHHCPFIGNCVGAANHRSFIAFLVLIIISCTYVAILTTYAAYHIWPPLEISVRYNHQHAVTVLKVVVTALARSVLLLPPRGFVLLYLAFASLSVEIGIFVLLWQQLCLIYEGNTYINSLSFENNIDVGRGCHNLLRFFGCPYLAFRILLGSANAIKFQQRLSSKLL from the exons ATGATTGGGAGCCATGAGACAACATGTTGGGGATGTGGCTTGCGCATTCTTCTTTCATCTACTTCGTCTATATTCAAGTGTGGGTGGTGTGGTGCTATAACAAACCGAAACCAGTCTCGGAGGAAACCCGATAGTAAATGGTTTCACGGGTGGAGACGTTTGCGGGATCGAttctttgttcttgttgtggtctTATTTATGCTTATTGTGATAA GTGCTGGTGTTTGGGCTGTGTATCCAACTGTATTCTTGATCAGCTATTTTTGTGGGGTATTCCATTGCTCGATAACGGCTATTTTGTCTATCATTACTTTTTCAAGCTTCTTCCTTGCAGCATTCAGACATGCTGGGAGATCGGCAAATGTTGAATGGGGTAGATATCCCATTGTTGGACAGGGTGgccttgagaactataccttcTGTTTGTACTGTAGAAAGCCAAAGTGCCCAAGAACACATCACTGTCGTTCTTGCAGAACATGTGTGTTCGACATGGATCATCACTGCCCATTT ATTGGAAATTGCGTTGGAGCAGCAAATCACCGGTCATTCATTGCATTCCTTGTGTTGATCATAATAAGTTGCACTTATGTTGCCATTTTGACAACATATGCTGCTTATCATATCTGGCCGCCTCTGGAGATTTCAGTGAGATATAACCATCAGCATGCTGTAACAGTATTAAAAGTGGTTGTCACTGCCTTAGCTAGATCAGTATTACTTCTTCCACCCAGGGGCTTTGTTCTTCTATACTTGGCATTTGCAAGCTTGTCTGTGGAAATCGGCATTTTCGTGTTATTGTGGCAGCAGCTATGTTTAATTTACGAAGGTAATACGTATATCAACAGCTTAAGTTTTGAAAACAATATCGATGTAGGACGCGGTTGTCATAATCTCCTACGCTTCTTCGGTTGCCCGTACTTGGCCTTTAGGATCCTACTTGGTTCTGCAAATGCGATAAAGTTTCAGCAAAGATTAAGCTCCAAGCTCTTGTAA
- the LOC120271912 gene encoding protein S-acyltransferase 11-like isoform X1, translating to MDEEAAKEEHCTDHMIGSHETTCWGCGLRILLSSTSSIFKCGWCGAITNRNQSRRKPDSKWFHGWRRLRDRFFVLVVVLFMLIVISAGVWAVYPTVFLISYFCGVFHCSITAILSIITFSSFFLAAFRHAGRSANVEWGRYPIVGQGGLENYTFCLYCRKPKCPRTHHCRSCRTCVFDMDHHCPFIGNCVGAANHRSFIAFLVLIIISCTYVAILTTYAAYHIWPPLEISVRYNHQHAVTVLKVVVTALARSVLLLPPRGFVLLYLAFASLSVEIGIFVLLWQQLCLIYEGNTYINSLSFENNIDVGRGCHNLLRFFGCPYLAFRILLGSANAIKFQQRLSSKLL from the exons ATGGATGAAGAAGCCGCTAAG GAAGAGCATTGCACTGATCACATGATTGGGAGCCATGAGACAACATGTTGGGGATGTGGCTTGCGCATTCTTCTTTCATCTACTTCGTCTATATTCAAGTGTGGGTGGTGTGGTGCTATAACAAACCGAAACCAGTCTCGGAGGAAACCCGATAGTAAATGGTTTCACGGGTGGAGACGTTTGCGGGATCGAttctttgttcttgttgtggtctTATTTATGCTTATTGTGATAA GTGCTGGTGTTTGGGCTGTGTATCCAACTGTATTCTTGATCAGCTATTTTTGTGGGGTATTCCATTGCTCGATAACGGCTATTTTGTCTATCATTACTTTTTCAAGCTTCTTCCTTGCAGCATTCAGACATGCTGGGAGATCGGCAAATGTTGAATGGGGTAGATATCCCATTGTTGGACAGGGTGgccttgagaactataccttcTGTTTGTACTGTAGAAAGCCAAAGTGCCCAAGAACACATCACTGTCGTTCTTGCAGAACATGTGTGTTCGACATGGATCATCACTGCCCATTT ATTGGAAATTGCGTTGGAGCAGCAAATCACCGGTCATTCATTGCATTCCTTGTGTTGATCATAATAAGTTGCACTTATGTTGCCATTTTGACAACATATGCTGCTTATCATATCTGGCCGCCTCTGGAGATTTCAGTGAGATATAACCATCAGCATGCTGTAACAGTATTAAAAGTGGTTGTCACTGCCTTAGCTAGATCAGTATTACTTCTTCCACCCAGGGGCTTTGTTCTTCTATACTTGGCATTTGCAAGCTTGTCTGTGGAAATCGGCATTTTCGTGTTATTGTGGCAGCAGCTATGTTTAATTTACGAAGGTAATACGTATATCAACAGCTTAAGTTTTGAAAACAATATCGATGTAGGACGCGGTTGTCATAATCTCCTACGCTTCTTCGGTTGCCCGTACTTGGCCTTTAGGATCCTACTTGGTTCTGCAAATGCGATAAAGTTTCAGCAAAGATTAAGCTCCAAGCTCTTGTAA